In Oncorhynchus masou masou isolate Uvic2021 chromosome 11, UVic_Omas_1.1, whole genome shotgun sequence, the genomic stretch GAATGGCACTAATGGTTGTGTAATTGGACAGGAATTTGCTTCTGGAACAGCATAACTAGTCTCCCTCATGCTCACTCTAATGATCCTTCTATTGCTTTGTTTCTTTCTGCTTGTAGCAGTGGCCCATGTACATGGTGGACTACAGTGGAGTGAATGTGCAAGTCCATGGGAAGGTGAAATACTAGTAGAGGAAAAATATGCTATGCTACAGGAAGAGAATAGACATGAGAGGACTTTATCAAAGCTGTACTTATAACCACATCTCCAAGTTTCAGCTTTGCGCGTGTGCTGTTGCTTAAATACTCTTCTGACTGAAAATATAGGTTTGGATGTGTGTTTTGGAATGGTGGCGATTGCCAATATTAGGTGGCTTGGGTGGAAAGGTGAGGAGGAACTATAGAATCTGTGCATAATTTGTTGCAGGATGCTTTCTTTTATTTTGTCTTCCCCCACAAGTCCTGATGGGCTTTCTTGATACACCTATTTCAAAAGTGCTTAAAAAAACGCTATTCAAACCGACTGGGGTTATGTTATGGCACTAAGCTTATGGAACTCACAATTACTGAAGTACTCACCCTTTTAGATCATTTTTATCAGATCCAACATGGAGACTTTCGTTACGGGGTGTAACTACGGCACAAATGTATTGGATCAATCTGGTTTTACAACATTCAGATAtttgtatgattatttatttatttattttgaagatgaaaaataaaacatgtgCAGGGATGTAAATTACAATGTTCAGTAATCTAAGTACTGAATCAAATGTCTCTACAACGCTAACTACTACTGTATGTAACTCAAAAAGTATATCAATTGAAAACGGTTTGCCTTCAGGTGTGCGTACCGGTATTTTCCGTGGTAGGAATAACCCAAGGTGATGGCACTATATCTAAGAACAATTTTCATATTTTGTATAACTACATGGATTTTCTTTTATCACAGTACTTGTACATGGAGTTGAGATTTCTCAACTCGGCTTTTCTTATGTTTGTTCCACATCTGCGCTAAGTTGAAATGTCTCATTAAGTCAACATGAATGTAACGTGTGTAAAAGAAAGAATGGTCTGTGTTATCCTGTAACGATTGTCTCTGGATTCACCAGTATTTATATGCTGTACCTTAATGCCATTTAGGCCTTTGAAATAAAATGTGTTGCCTTGCACTTTCATTGGACTGCAGTGACTTTGTGTGTGATGaatgcaagtaaaaaaaaaaaaaatatatatatataattctaaAGAAAGTTTAAACCTACTACTTTTGTATTCGTATTGTGTCATTGACTGTCATGGTATCATTAGAGAAATTAAAAGTATATGATGGCGCTTTGAAAGGACAATTGACAGCTAAGTGCTTTTAACTACCTAAGCCTTGGAGGCTTAAAcatttttaaattacatttaaaaaaaatatctggCTGTCAGTAGCTGATGACGACAAGGTTAATATTAATATAGACGCTTATACCACACAAAAATAGCTAATCCTGTGTCAAACACTATACAAGTAACTTTAGCATAATTGACTCAGACACTGAAGATGAGTTTTATTTTTCGGTTTCATTCACATGCCCTCATTTGCCAAGCAACTATTGTTGTTCAAGACgcagaaatagaatgaatagaaaggACATGGAAGCTCTTGGGTGCACTCAAAATGTCTGACTGGTATTGTGGTGCAATAACTTCCCTGGTAATTTGAAATGTTCTATCAACCAATGCTGGATTGCCATGGTtatgtagaatgttcattcaaaaGATGCTGATGTGGGCTATGGATTGtattttttgtaatgtcagttgagttgacTCAACAATTCACAGCACATATTGAAAGGTACATGTCCTGCTTTAACTCTAGGTTGAAGACAACGGCATCACAATAATGCAGAGGTTCTACCACTCCGAATCAACTATAGGACCAGCTCAAGCGTTGTAGCTACGCTGCCTAGGCAGAAGGCAAGCTGTCTGAAGCATATAAGGTTGGTGAAACAAGAAAACCATCTCGCTAGCTAACGTCTTGGTTGAAGATTACAAGTTTAAGACAACAGGGTTCTAATATTCCATAACTCCCTGCAATCAATGCCGTTAGTCCCATgaatttttgtttattttcaaaTGCTTCCGCATGGAATTATTGAGTTGTCTTAACCTATTATTTTTTTCCCTAGGTTTCACTTCGTGGCATGGGTACACTCAAAATGTCTGCCAGTCCATCCATTATACCATAGATACACACAGCGAGGCTTGCACCCGAGGAGGGTACAGCCATAGCGTACTCCCGTTACTCACATGTTAAATTGCCAACTTTACAGCCGTTGTCGGGTTATGAGTTTTCTTTTTTTATCAACAAACTACCTATCATCTAAAAATACATTCTAAACGTAAACATTTTAGCATTAAAACCCTTGAGTCTAAGCGGCTGGGGGAATTGATTTAAGATGGTTATAACAAGTACCATTTAGCTATTTCATTTAGAGTTTTAGGACCCCTTAAGGTATCCAAAAAAAAGTATTGAAACGCATTGAATACAGCTTAACAGATAGTAAAAAAAGGGTCCGTCATGGTTTAGAGCAGTgtcagcatcatcggactgagtttgttgtcattgcaggcaatctcaacgctgtgcgttacagggaagacatcctcctccctcatgtggtatccttcctgcaggctcatcctgacatgaccctccagcaagacaatgccaccagccatactgcttgttctgtgtgtgatttcctgcaagacaggtggtgttctgccatggccagcgaagagcccgtatCTCAATCACATTGagaacgtctgggacctgttggatcggagggtcattcccccccagaaatgtctgggaacttgccttggtggaagagtggggtaacacctcacagcaagaactggcaaatctggtgcagtccatgtggagatgcactgcagtacttaatgcagctggtggccacaccagatactgactgttacttttgattttgacccctcctttgttcagggactcattattccatttctgttagtcacatgtctgtggaacttattcagtatatgtctgttgttgaatcttatgttcattcaaatatttacacatgttaagtttgctgaatataaacgcagttgacagtgagagggcatttctttttttgctgagtttataaaacattttatataaacattgttttaaatgtatttaaccgcttatttttggcactaaactacctccatatacagtatacatttgttttatttaaacTGGTATGGGGGACCTTCAGACAAGTCCTTGTGAGGCttgtgggcatcctagagcaaaacagagaCTTGTTCACCTTTCCAAaaaggggtcatattagtgtgtagcccaaactgtttgtACACTACAGACATAAattggcagatcggctgtaccaAATTCAGACAAGTCCCAAGATGGTTGTGGGGTTCATAGAGAAAAACGGAGGACACCATACTGTTCGTGAGTCTCGCCTTTCCATAGAAGGGTCATAAGTTAGGCCAAACGGTTCGGGCGCTACAGACGACTTTGTGAGactatctctagcttaaactgacagattttgatggggagtTTTGTATTATGTGAATTAGTTTTCCACGGGTGCACGGAAATCGATTCTAGGAGTATTTAACAGATCGAGCTGTCCGCATGGATCAGCCAAAGAGCCGATTCCAACGGACTTTCCTCAACTACACTGAACAATAATATAAagacatgcaacaatttcaaagattttactgagttatagttcatataaggaaatcatgcattggccctaatttatggatttctcatgactgggaatacagatatgcatctgttggtcacagatacctttaaaaaaaaaagaggtAGGGGTGGGGATCAGAAAACCTGTCAGTATCTGGGgtgaccaccatttgcatcaTGTAGCGCGACACATTACTTTCACAGAGTAGATCAGGCTaatgattgtggcctgtggaatggagtgcatcccaaacatgtctggtgagtatgcaggccatggaagaatgaacattttcagcttccagggactatgcattatcatgctgaaacatgaggtgatagtggaggatgaatggcacgacaatgggcctcgaTCTCTTGGCGGTATccctgcattcaaattgccattaataaaatgcaattgtgtttgttgtccgtagcttattcctgcccataccatagctccaccgccaccatggggcattcAATCcattcacaacgttgacatcagcaaactgctcgcccacacaattgccatctgcctggtacagttgaagccgggtatcatctatatatatatctgtgaagagcacacttctccagtgtgcctgTGGCCATATATGGGCTCTTGAGTGGCACTGCAACTCAGTGCTataggcatcactacagacaccctggttcaaatccaggctgtatcacaaccggctgtgattgggagtcccatagggaggtgcacaattggcccagcgtcgtccgggtttggccagtgtaggccctcattgtaagtaagaatttgttcttaactgacttggctagttaaataaaggttacatttaaaaaaaatagatatatatttttttaattgaaggtgagcatttgcccactgaagttggttatgacgccaaactgcagtcaggtcaagaccctggggAGGGTTACGAGGAAGCAGATGAGCTCTCAAGACAGTCCCGTAgctgaagaagccagatgtggaggtcctgggctgacgtgtttacatgtggtctgcggttgtgagggtagttggatgtactgccaaattctctaaaacaactttgGAGGCAGTttacggtagagaaattaacatttaattctctggtgaacattcctgtcgtcagcatgccaattgcacactccctcaaaacttgatacatctgtagagttgccttttattgtccacggcacagggtgcacctgtgtaatgatcatgccgtttaatcagcttcttgatatgctacacctgtcaggtggatggattattttagcaaagcagaaacgctcactaacagagatgtaaacacatttgttcacaaaatgagagagaaataaGCATTTTTGTGTATATGTAaaatttctggaatcttttatttcagctcatgaaaccaacacttaacatgttgtttatttttgttcagtatagataacCCTGCTTTTAAGATGCCGAAAAGCTGTTACATACCGATTTGTTTGAACAATAGCAGGAGAAAAGGCCACAAAATTAAATTATATCAACTGCCCAAGGACCAGATTAGGCTAAACTCATGGTTAGGCTATTATGCCACGATGATTATGTAAAACTGTGGGCTCCGGTTACTCGACACATTTATGTGTTCGAACAACTTCATCACTTGTTTGTATCGAACTAGCTATGTGTATTGCGCAAAGCTTACTCGTTAGCTTGTAGTAAGGACTAGTGAGCTGTATCGGTCAAAATAACAGCTATACTTTTCCTCTGCATTTGGATATGTATGCAAAACTGCAGATTCCACCAAGTAGGTGCAGTTATCGCCATAAATTACTTTGGGCCATTTGGTAGGGTGTCTCCCCAGCTTTTCGGTCTCTGGCAAATTGaaaatacataatatatataggCAAGCCAACAATAATCAACTTTTCTAAATACCTCGACATTTCCAAGGCAAGCAAAAACATGGAAGTAGTTACACAACATATCTAAGACTATTAGAATTAGATCTAGACTATTATCTAATTAGATCTAGATTAATTTATCTTgatagccagccagctaacaggCGAAAAAGCTAGAAGTAAACAAACGGTGACATAAGTATAACGCGACGGCTTTACCTTCAGGGTTAGAAGGTCGGGTAACGAATTAGTGGCTGAATAAGTATCATGCAAATCATTTGTGGCAGCTGAAAATGTTTATTGAAACGACAAAAAAAAGTGTCAGTCGTTCATTTAGGATGACGCCCGAGTTAGGCTAATTACAGTAATGggagtacaatacagtacccgTAATCGGGGGCGTGGTCATGTAAAGCTATGCCTCGCCGTGTGTATCTATTATTGGGTTTGAATGGGGAAGGcccttctattcattctatttctgtgGTTCAGACAGATTGGTGGCTAGCCAGTTTGCGTTGGTATGCAATGTATGATTAGCATAGATACATACATTTCCGAATCGAAGGATTCATTGCTTCGCCAAAATGTTTTTTATACGTTTGCTTGAACGTTTACCGCCTGACCTGGAATCAGTCGTATTGTAAAAATGAGGCATTTTAAGAATCCAAGCTAGATGGCTAGCTAGCTTTCCATCTTGTAAACTCAATATGCTTTGCTAGCGTAACGTTAGCGGACTAATCGTGTAAACGTTAGTTACTTTgttttgctagctaacgttacattttATTGATGGGATAACGTTAGTTGGCAAGGTGTCCTGTAGTTTGTCCATCTGACTTCCTGAACCTATCTAACGTTAGTTTACCAGCCTCCGCTTTATTCCCTTAACTATCGTTTCGTTTACTGGATTTGACGTAACATTAGCTGGCACTGGCTAGTAGCTGCAAGATATGGCCACTGCCTCTAGCTCCTGTGTGGGGAGAAATGTGTCTAGAAATGGACCCTCTGTCTCGACCCCGACCTCGGGAGCACCTGGACAATCACAGCCTATGGTCGTTGTATGGGAATGGCAGGATGATCTTGGCGTCTGGCTACCGTACAGCGGCCAGGTGAGCGGCTACATAGAACAATGTTTCTCTTCTCCGCGGGGACACAGGAGTGGGGGTCCTGGCTCCACCAGTATCTGGCTCGGACAATCAGATCCCAGTTTGTCGCCTTATCTTATAGACATACCAAGCTTGAAACAGTTCCGCCAAGATACAGGTAAGGAAATTAAGCCACTGCCCTATGTATGCTTTACATTACAACTCAACGGAAGCCTTCGAGCTTTAGTTTTAATGCCCTAACTTGCGCAGCGCTATATAGCTAGCTGTTGTTGTGATCATGTGTTAGCCACCATAAGCCAAACATAATCGCATTGCTAAACTTGATAACAGCTATAGCGAAGAGTCAGCTACTATTTCCCAGCGATGGCAACGCTTTCTTTGGCTaactagttagctggctaactgtAACTGCAATGTCACAGATATTATATTAAGCCAGGGAATATACACTACGTGACCAAAACTGTGGACACTTAAGTTACTCATcgaacatctaattccaaaatcatgggcattaatatgcatTTGGTCCCCcttcgctgctataacagcctccactcctcaaatccaactttattggtcacatacacatggttagcagatgttattgtgagtgaaatgcttgtgcttctgggaagcctttccactagatgttggatcattgcggggacttgcttcctttctgccacgagcattagtgaggtcgggcactgatgtcagagtatcaattcatcccaaaggtgttcgatggggttgaggtcagggcttccacattgatctcaacaaaccatttctatatggaccttgctttgtgcacggaggtattgtcatgctgaaacaggaaagggccttccccaaactcttgccacaatgttggaagcacagaatcatttacaatgtcattgtatgttgtaacattaagatgtcccttcactggaactaaggggcctagggCTTCGTAATCaaagcatttacagttgaccggggcagctcgagTAGGGctgaaatttgacgaactgagttgttggaaaggtggcgtcctatgacggtgccacgttgaaagtcactgagctcttcagtaaggccattctactgccaatgtttgtctatggagattgtctggctgtgtgctcaattttatacacctgtcagcaactggtgtggctaaaatagcagaatccattaatttgaaggggtgtccacatacttttgtgtatacatatatattgTATGTAAAATGGACAATCCATTTTAATGCAGACTAGATCTAAACATTAATAATTGAAAATGACAAATTACCCAATGACTCATGATCATTTTCTGGTTAAAAAAGTGGGGGTGCAGATGCTCTGTTGCTCAGGCGTTAATGGATGTTCAGTGCACTAAGTTGACATCATGAACCACACTACTACTAGACTAAGACTATAATTAATAAATAGTTTGGCATTCACTGATGTCTATTGCATAATCTTCTGTGCAAAGCACTTTTGCCTCATGAGTACATTATTAATTCTGTGTTGTTCTTTCCTCTCTAGGGAAAACGCGGTCTGTACGCCGCCAATTGTTTGCCCAGTCCTCAGGCTTGGGTAGCGGAGTATATTGGGAGTGGGTGAATGACGAAGGAGGATGGACTCCATACGAGACTCGCACTTCTATCCTACTAGAACACAGCTACCAGGCACGGCAGGCCACGGCGGACATTGTCTCACACGGCTATAACTACATAGTGGACCTCACGGCGCTGGCCCAGGTCAACAAGGCCACAGGCTACCGGCGACAGGTACGACGGCAGGGTAACCTCCCCTACCCACTGGCATCTGGTGCTTCCGTCATACACTCGGGCCCGGCCTGCTCCTGCCAGCAGTGTCTGAGCCACAGCAGCACTGGCCCCATGTCCAGCCGCTCGCGCCATTCCTTCTCGTCGGGGCAGCTGAGCCGGCCTACCCTCCAGGTCCCTAGCAGGGCGACTGGAGCTCACCCCACCTCAGTGTACTCACCCTACCCCAGGAGGCCACTTTCTGTGGGGGGAATGGCGTGGGGAGGCCCCTGGCCACTGGCACCCTCCGCTAGTCAACTCCCTGGAACTCAACTGGCCTTGTCCACCAGTGCCAATGGCTTAAGGTGGGTCCTCAGGTCCATCTTATGGCCTTTTCAACCTTTGCTTTGTTGACATTGTTTGAAAAGTAATTGTCGACTCATTTAGGAGCTTATCCATTTAGACTAATAATCTTTGAGTTGAGTAAGGCACAGCCTACTGATAGAGGGCCTGATTGACATTTAGGCagagtttacacaggcagcccaattctgatctttttcccAATTATTGGCAAATTATCAGATCTGATTgctcaaaagaccaattagtggcaaAAGATCAGACTTGGACTGTCTGTAAACGCCGCCTTAGACCCAATTGTTGTTTTGAACCAATTTATTTCTATGATCTATAATTTCATCTTGAGCTAAGTGACATATTGTTATGATTTGGGGTTAAACTGCAGTATGTCATAGAGTGCTGAATCTGAAAGATTCACAAACACTGTGCGAAAACACCAGGATAAGGTGTTTTGTTGACCTCCACTAAAGAGGAAGTGGTGTTACGCAGGATAGGAAACAAGATTTGTGACCCAAAGCTCTGCTTGGTCAATACCCCGCTGATGTTTTTAAAGGGTTACATTACATCAACTGCTGCGTGTCACACACACTTCCTCCCATTGTTGTCACTATGTGGTCCCTGGTTGTAGTAGGCCGAGGCTATGTCACACCATGTGACGAACAAAGCACCCGGACGAAAGCTTTTGACGGTCATATAGCATTTTTGTTTTCAATAATACCTTAGTGGCACTATTTCTGAATGTTTTGAAGCAGACTTGATGCCATACAGCGCCTGCCAAATATTCTTAAAATAACTTGAGTGAAAAGTGGCAGCATTAAGCAATGTTGAACAGAAACATTCACATTACTCCAGATCCTTGCCAACTTGGAGAGAAAGCACACAAAGtacagtgcatttagaaagtatacagaccccttTTTTCACaatttatgttacagccttattctaaaaatctATATAttgccccccaaaaaaaaaacagataccttatttacataagtattcagaccctttgctatgagactcgacattgcactcatccttgatgtttctacaatttgattgaagtccacctagggctgggcgatatggaaaTTCAATTATCAcgatatctatatatttttttcattttcattCGATAACGATAATTATCATGATATTAATCAAATAATGTCTAAAAGGTACATATATGCTTCAGACTCAATAATGCCTAATGCCTTAACAAACTaccaggcaggtagcctagtggttagagcgttgggccagtaaccaaaaggttgctagatcgaattccCAAGGTAAAAAAtttgtcattctacccctgaagaaggcagttaaaccactgttccctgataggccatcattgtaaataagaagttgttcttaactgacttggctagttaaataaaggttccataaaataaaaattgtgagCTACACATAAAATTATACTTCAAGAAATGTTCCATGTTTGCGGCCAGGGAGCACGTACCTGGGGTCAATAAAACTAATAAGCCTCTTGAAACCTTCCTTTTTTGACTGTGCTAATTGGTAGCATGTCCTTAGCAATGCAATGCATAATAGTATTTGTGATGTCTTTGTATTTTTGATGTTTGCTTGTAGGGCATAAACTCTGTGTGTTGACTGCTTCAGGCAAACATTCCTAGATTGGCTGGTGCTTGAGGGGCATTCATCAATACTCAAACTTCCTGCATGTTCCAAAGAGTGATTTTGTTGTTGAAAAACATTTGTCGTATTACCAGACTTCGTAGCCACCTGTCTACGGCACAATTTGCACCAAACATTGCTCTGCTCTTTGTCGGACTTAAAAAATCCAAACCACTTCCAAATTACTGAAACAGTTTAACCCTTTGTATCGATAATTTCTTCGTTGGAAGCTGCTCCTTCTCCATGGCGATAACTGTTTTCGCCTACATCACTCATTTTTCGTGGTTAATAGTGGCCAATCCAccaagtggtgttggagggccagtaagaggcactctttcctctggtctaaacaatatcccaatgccccagggcagtgattggggacactgccctgtgtagggtgccgtctttcggatgggacgttaaacgggtgtcctgactctctgaggtcattaaagatcccatggcagttatcgtaagagtaggggtgttaaccccggtgtcctggctaaattcccaatctggccctcaaaccatcacggtcacctaataatccccagtttacaattggttcattcatccccctcctctcccctgtaactattccccaggtcgttgctgcaaatgagaacgtgttctcagtcaacttacctggtaaaataaaggataaataaataaacttgAGGTGCTAACTGTTTTTTGATGGGCGTatagggcagggtagcctagtgttt encodes the following:
- the LOC135548867 gene encoding probable E3 ubiquitin-protein ligase DTX2 isoform X2, whose product is MATASSSCVGRNVSRNGPSVSTPTSGAPGQSQPMVVVWEWQDDLGVWLPYSGQVSGYIEQCFSSPRGHRSGGPGSTSIWLGQSDPSLSPYLIDIPSLKQFRQDTGKTRSVRRQLFAQSSGLGSGVYWEWVNDEGGWTPYETRTSILLEHSYQARQATADIVSHGYNYIVDLTALAQVNKATGYRRQVRRQGNLPYPLASGASVIHSGPACSCQQCLSHSSTGPMSSRSRHSFSSGQLSRPTLQVPSRATGAHPTSVYSPYPRRPLSVGGMAWGGPWPLAPSASQLPGTQLALSTSANGLSIPAIPVQLNGSTSVSSALAVPAQKPEDVIHHYMEEVASAQDEDCIICMDRLSCPSDYNVASEGAQSIQPGAVGKFKCGHTLHMLCMLAMYNTGTKDGSLQCPSCKTIYGEKTGTQPKGKMEIYSISQSLPGHPDCGTIQIIYSITHGIQGPEHPNPGQSYTSRGFPRFCFLPDNKKGRKVLELLKVAWTRRLIFTVGTSSTTGEPDTVVWNEIHHKTEMMSNVSGHGYPDPNYLDNVLSELASQGVSDDCLIRQEDPSQGGASNSRL